The Aminithiophilus ramosus genome contains a region encoding:
- a CDS encoding YkvI family membrane protein, with product MSAASESKQGFFGKMMASSAYKKYFLPGLISQSVVVAGGYGTGRELVEYFVNYGSLGGVLGMALVTTVLWSLVFAVSYEFARTFKVYDYRSFFKELLGPGWVLYEACYIVLLLIVLGVVGATSGSIFMQSFGLPPLVGAALFLGGVATLTFFGSYVIEVAMSWWSYLLYAVFLVFLLVGLSQVGGQIGANLFSGEIKEGWALGGFKYAFYNMGTFPAILFALNYIENRKEAVLSGIMTSVITILPGFFLYLVIMGFYPAILETELPTYAILEKIAPWLLPVYMVVLFGTMIETGAGFIHAVNERINAWLVDRKGTGLTRANRGLLGGLMALVGLGIASFGLIGLIAKGYGTISWGFFILHGVALFTIGIYKIGRKKVDAR from the coding sequence ATGAGCGCAGCGTCAGAGAGCAAGCAGGGCTTCTTCGGCAAAATGATGGCCTCTTCGGCCTACAAAAAGTACTTCCTTCCCGGTCTGATTTCACAGTCCGTCGTCGTCGCCGGGGGATACGGGACGGGGCGGGAGCTTGTCGAGTATTTCGTCAACTACGGCAGCCTCGGCGGCGTTCTGGGCATGGCTTTGGTCACGACGGTTCTCTGGTCCCTCGTCTTCGCCGTCAGCTACGAGTTTGCCCGGACCTTCAAGGTCTACGACTACCGCAGCTTCTTCAAGGAACTCCTCGGTCCCGGCTGGGTGCTCTACGAGGCCTGTTACATCGTCCTTCTCCTCATCGTCCTCGGCGTCGTCGGGGCCACTTCGGGGAGCATCTTCATGCAGTCCTTCGGCCTTCCGCCCCTTGTCGGCGCGGCCCTCTTTCTCGGCGGCGTGGCCACCCTGACCTTCTTCGGAAGCTACGTCATCGAAGTGGCCATGTCCTGGTGGTCCTACCTCCTCTACGCCGTCTTCCTCGTCTTCCTTCTCGTCGGTCTCTCCCAGGTGGGGGGCCAGATCGGCGCCAATCTCTTCTCGGGCGAGATCAAAGAGGGGTGGGCCCTGGGCGGCTTCAAGTACGCCTTCTACAACATGGGCACCTTCCCGGCCATCCTCTTCGCCCTGAACTACATCGAAAACAGAAAGGAAGCCGTTCTCTCGGGGATCATGACGTCGGTCATCACGATCCTTCCCGGCTTCTTCCTCTACCTCGTCATCATGGGTTTCTACCCCGCCATTCTCGAGACGGAGCTTCCCACCTACGCCATACTGGAGAAGATCGCTCCCTGGCTTCTGCCCGTCTACATGGTCGTTCTCTTCGGAACCATGATCGAGACGGGAGCCGGATTCATCCACGCCGTCAACGAGCGGATCAACGCCTGGCTCGTCGATCGGAAAGGTACGGGACTCACCAGGGCCAACAGAGGGCTGCTGGGCGGGCTCATGGCCCTCGTCGGCCTGGGAATCGCCTCCTTCGGCCTCATCGGCCTCATCGCCAAGGGGTACGGAACGATCAGCTGGGGCTTTTTCATCCTCCACGGAGTGGCCCTGTTCACGATAGGCATCTACAAGATCGGCAGGAAAAAGGTCGACGCCCGCTGA
- a CDS encoding aspartate aminotransferase family protein, whose product MDWKALAAYTDKPIARSGEIIEREERVLPKAVAIKYFPMAIERGRGSLVWDADGNRYIDFLTSAAVYNVGHGHPAVVEAVREQVGKLQNYTIVYFYNDRPVRLAERLIETTPGTFAKKAAFAFSGSDGVDGAIRAARSFTGRRQVLCFKNAYHGMTTISLSVTAIVGREIRERVCPDRNVVFLEYPDPYRNSWGIDGYGDPEALTEAAMKEVEEALARHRGDVAALLIEPAQGDGGMIFPPRPFMRRLREVTEREGVVFIDEEVQTGMGRSGRWWAIEHDDVVPDLIVSAKALGGGLPISAIVGRADILDDLPSPLLAYTHTGHAVSCAAAEATLSVIRDEKLTEKAEEKGRRLADWFRRRAERFPFIGDIRQRGLLMGVEIVSDREKKSPDKAMALKISWAAWERGLLLITFGRDGNVLRLAPPLNISEELFLEALDRLEGALDDASSGRVPDGILTHLQGW is encoded by the coding sequence ATGGACTGGAAAGCTCTTGCGGCGTATACGGACAAGCCGATCGCCCGAAGCGGCGAGATCATCGAGAGAGAGGAGAGGGTCCTGCCCAAAGCGGTGGCCATCAAGTATTTTCCCATGGCCATCGAGCGGGGCCGGGGTTCTCTCGTCTGGGACGCCGACGGCAACCGCTACATCGATTTCCTGACCAGCGCGGCCGTCTACAACGTGGGGCACGGCCATCCCGCCGTCGTCGAGGCCGTTCGGGAGCAGGTCGGCAAACTTCAGAATTACACCATCGTCTATTTCTACAACGATAGGCCGGTCCGCCTCGCCGAACGTCTCATCGAGACGACGCCGGGAACCTTCGCGAAGAAGGCGGCCTTCGCCTTCTCCGGTTCCGACGGCGTCGACGGGGCCATCAGAGCGGCCCGCTCCTTCACGGGACGCAGGCAGGTCCTCTGCTTCAAGAACGCCTATCACGGGATGACGACGATCTCCCTTTCCGTGACGGCCATCGTCGGTCGGGAGATCCGCGAGCGGGTCTGCCCCGATCGGAACGTGGTCTTTCTCGAATACCCCGATCCCTACAGGAATTCGTGGGGGATCGACGGCTACGGCGATCCCGAGGCCCTGACCGAGGCGGCCATGAAGGAGGTAGAGGAGGCCCTCGCCCGTCACAGAGGCGACGTGGCGGCTCTCCTCATCGAACCGGCTCAGGGCGACGGGGGGATGATCTTCCCGCCCAGGCCCTTCATGCGGCGTCTTAGAGAGGTGACGGAGCGGGAGGGGGTCGTCTTCATCGACGAAGAGGTCCAGACGGGCATGGGCCGGAGCGGCAGGTGGTGGGCCATCGAACACGACGATGTCGTCCCCGACCTGATCGTTTCGGCCAAAGCCCTCGGCGGCGGTCTCCCCATCTCGGCCATCGTCGGCAGGGCCGATATCCTCGACGATCTTCCCTCTCCGCTTCTGGCCTATACCCATACGGGCCATGCCGTCAGCTGTGCGGCGGCCGAGGCCACCCTCTCCGTCATCCGCGACGAGAAGCTGACGGAAAAGGCCGAGGAGAAGGGCAGGCGTCTGGCCGACTGGTTCCGTCGGCGCGCCGAGCGGTTTCCCTTCATCGGAGATATCCGCCAGAGGGGGCTCCTCATGGGCGTCGAGATCGTCTCCGACAGGGAGAAAAAGAGTCCCGACAAGGCCATGGCACTGAAGATCTCCTGGGCCGCCTGGGAGAGGGGCCTTCTCCTCATCACCTTCGGCAGGGACGGCAACGTCCTCCGCCTGGCCCCGCCGCTGAACATCTCGGAGGAGCTTTTCCTGGAGGCCCTCGATCGGCTCGAGGGCGCCCTCGACGACGCCTCTTCTGGCCGCGTCCCCGACGGGATCCTGACCCACCTTCAGGGGTGGTAG
- a CDS encoding aspartate/glutamate racemase family protein: MGLIGGLSWESSRDYYRIVNEEVNSRLGGLHSAPCVLSSLDFDPLARAMAAGEWEICRRLVVDSACRLQRAGADFLLICSNTMHAFAGDVEARTGLPLLHIVDAIGRPAGERGFRTVGLLGTRALMEADHYRRRMEENWGLSVLVPDAEERETVNEVIFGELCRGRVLDASRQVFLKIMENLAARGAEAVVLGCTEIPMLVGAGDTELPLFDSLRLHALAAVDLSLAEEG, translated from the coding sequence ATGGGGCTCATCGGCGGCCTGAGCTGGGAGTCGAGCCGCGACTATTACCGCATCGTCAACGAAGAGGTGAATTCCCGTCTGGGGGGACTCCATTCCGCACCATGCGTCCTGTCCTCCCTCGATTTCGATCCCCTGGCCCGTGCCATGGCCGCCGGAGAGTGGGAGATCTGCCGCCGCCTCGTCGTCGACTCGGCCTGTCGCCTCCAGAGGGCCGGAGCCGACTTCCTCCTCATCTGCTCCAACACGATGCACGCCTTTGCCGGAGACGTCGAGGCCCGGACGGGGCTGCCCCTCCTTCATATCGTCGACGCCATCGGACGCCCGGCCGGCGAGAGGGGCTTCCGGACGGTGGGGCTTCTTGGGACGAGGGCTCTCATGGAGGCCGATCATTACCGTCGCCGCATGGAAGAGAACTGGGGGCTCTCCGTCCTGGTCCCCGACGCCGAAGAAAGGGAGACCGTCAACGAGGTCATCTTCGGTGAGCTCTGTCGCGGCAGGGTCCTCGACGCCTCGCGCCAGGTTTTCCTGAAGATCATGGAGAACCTGGCCGCCAGGGGAGCCGAGGCCGTCGTCCTGGGCTGCACGGAAATTCCCATGCTGGTCGGGGCCGGTGATACGGAGCTGCCCCTTTTCGATTCCCTCCGTCTCCACGCCCTGGCCGCCGTCGACCTTTCTCTGGCCGAAGAGGGCTGA
- a CDS encoding AAA family ATPase, which translates to MRACTEPPFDRCRAIFVSGEAGVGKSLFVSRALGQAPPGTLVVTCGAARGEERHPLLPWNDLLEGVAARIDLDGLDFPPAHRSLLAESFPALAATATSCHPAGPFRLGAAMARLFDLLARFCPVAIVFEDLQWFDGDSLDLLESFLAHRRAPLLLFVTTRHSRSCRGRDLFRSAARVGRCELKEIALAPFSRGETESFCRLCLPGRDLAGADFDRLYGQTDGLPLFLSGVIRLLAAGRSLDEAPSSLAETYERLLADFSDEDRFLLERLSVFSTRAEWGLLRRFSGLSEAVLTERVERLRTGAILAERLDEGERLHIEFSHVAVRDHIYRSLSEARRRLLHGELAHLLMEELGERRWNDLLCSRIIGHCRRAALATEELDYSIRRLKLHIHLNYELFPLLSDDVLRGASAPLEGRKDTREQLAGLEELLRRLRREGTPSARLERLEASFRALSGGYRLWWGDYVQGKLLVAKALEEARRRRDGTLELEALQHLCYYAIQTEEPSLLERHSRSLLESAGKARLEALRGVALRFLGMARLFRGEYDGAERALEASIDRFRAVEALDEPYTLQTAAARNYLADSAHRRGRLDEALDLYGACVGQCRDEGLFRGLCLFHSNAAHVAFDLGDDEAFLRHLEAARSLQEESEAWRGNGILFSLLAWDAAREGEEERALTALRRGDALVEALGKRFWLALQLEVKGRIKAGVRRGGLLDEALTETPETYRRGALSLYRAMAVRHKAKAVTEAAGMRGGF; encoded by the coding sequence GTGAGAGCCTGCACGGAACCGCCTTTCGACCGCTGCCGCGCCATCTTCGTCTCCGGAGAGGCCGGCGTCGGCAAAAGCCTCTTCGTCTCGCGGGCCCTGGGCCAGGCTCCCCCGGGAACGCTCGTCGTGACCTGCGGCGCCGCCCGGGGGGAGGAGCGCCATCCGCTTCTCCCCTGGAACGATCTGCTCGAGGGCGTGGCCGCCCGGATCGATCTCGACGGCCTCGACTTTCCCCCGGCCCACCGTTCCCTGCTGGCCGAGAGTTTTCCCGCACTGGCCGCGACAGCCACCTCCTGCCACCCCGCCGGGCCCTTCCGTCTCGGCGCCGCCATGGCCCGCCTCTTCGACCTTCTCGCCCGCTTTTGTCCCGTCGCCATCGTTTTCGAGGACCTGCAGTGGTTCGACGGCGACTCTCTCGACCTTCTCGAGAGCTTCCTGGCCCATCGGCGGGCTCCCCTTCTCCTTTTCGTCACGACCCGCCACAGTCGGAGCTGCCGGGGACGGGACCTTTTCCGCAGCGCCGCCCGAGTCGGACGCTGTGAGCTGAAGGAGATCGCCCTGGCCCCCTTTTCCCGAGGCGAGACGGAATCCTTCTGCCGCCTCTGTCTTCCCGGAAGGGATCTGGCCGGCGCCGATTTCGACCGCCTCTACGGCCAGACCGACGGCCTGCCCCTTTTTCTGTCGGGGGTGATCCGCCTTTTGGCGGCGGGCCGCTCTCTCGACGAGGCTCCCTCCAGCCTCGCCGAGACCTACGAGAGGCTTCTGGCCGATTTCTCCGACGAGGACCGTTTCCTTTTGGAGCGGCTCTCCGTCTTTTCGACGCGCGCCGAGTGGGGGCTTCTCCGCCGCTTTTCGGGGCTTTCCGAGGCGGTTCTGACGGAGCGCGTCGAAAGGCTCAGAACGGGGGCGATCCTGGCCGAGCGCCTCGACGAGGGGGAGAGGCTTCACATCGAGTTCAGCCACGTCGCCGTCAGAGACCACATCTACCGTTCCCTCTCCGAGGCGCGACGACGCCTCCTCCACGGAGAGCTGGCCCACCTCCTGATGGAGGAGCTGGGAGAGAGGCGCTGGAACGATCTCCTCTGTTCCCGCATCATCGGCCACTGCCGCCGGGCGGCCCTGGCGACGGAGGAGCTCGACTATTCCATCCGCCGACTGAAACTCCACATTCATCTCAACTACGAATTGTTTCCCCTCCTCAGCGACGATGTCCTCCGAGGGGCCTCGGCGCCTCTGGAGGGGAGAAAGGACACCCGGGAGCAGCTGGCGGGCCTGGAAGAACTTCTGCGCCGCCTCCGCCGCGAGGGTACGCCCTCGGCGCGGCTGGAGCGTCTCGAGGCCTCTTTCCGCGCCCTCAGCGGCGGCTATCGTCTCTGGTGGGGCGACTACGTCCAGGGGAAACTGCTCGTCGCGAAGGCCCTCGAAGAGGCGCGGCGGCGGCGGGACGGGACGTTGGAGCTCGAGGCCCTCCAGCATCTCTGCTACTACGCCATCCAGACGGAAGAGCCCTCCCTTCTGGAGCGCCATAGTCGAAGTCTCCTCGAATCGGCGGGGAAGGCCCGCCTCGAGGCCCTCCGGGGCGTGGCTCTGCGTTTTCTGGGGATGGCCCGTCTCTTCCGGGGAGAGTATGACGGAGCCGAAAGGGCTCTGGAGGCCTCCATCGATCGTTTCCGCGCCGTCGAGGCCCTCGACGAGCCTTACACCCTCCAGACGGCGGCGGCCCGAAACTATCTGGCCGACAGCGCCCATCGCAGGGGGCGGCTCGACGAGGCTCTGGATCTCTATGGGGCCTGCGTCGGCCAGTGCCGTGACGAGGGGCTTTTCCGCGGTCTCTGTCTCTTCCACAGCAACGCGGCTCACGTGGCCTTCGACCTCGGCGACGATGAGGCCTTTCTGCGTCATCTGGAAGCGGCCCGGTCCCTGCAGGAGGAGAGCGAGGCCTGGCGGGGGAACGGGATCCTCTTCAGCCTCCTTGCCTGGGATGCCGCCAGGGAGGGGGAGGAAGAAAGGGCCCTGACGGCCCTCCGACGGGGTGACGCCCTCGTCGAAGCCCTGGGGAAACGGTTCTGGCTGGCCCTGCAGCTCGAGGTCAAAGGGCGCATCAAGGCCGGAGTCCGAAGGGGAGGCCTTCTCGACGAGGCCCTCACCGAGACTCCCGAGACCTATCGCCGAGGCGCCCTTTCTCTTTATCGGGCCATGGCGGTCCGCCACAAGGCGAAGGCCGTCACCGAAGCGGCGGGGATGCGAGGGGGTTTCTGA
- a CDS encoding PhzF family phenazine biosynthesis protein translates to MERIRIKQVDTFSDVPFGGNPAGVVTDADGLDGKTMGLIAREMNLSETAFVFPSDRADFKIRFFTPHREVDLCGHATIAAFFALHEEGRLDPSRSVFTQETKAGVLEVERSFRADRPVFTMTQASPRFEEVEATGGDAARLLGVDAKDLLDAMPLKISTGIWWFVVGLKRLEGLQNLVPDQAAIRRFSARHGVAGLLPFCLETLSPDASFHMRAFTPEGGIDEDPVCGTGNGCIGAFIAHHRLLGGEEMEMRSEAGFEVGRPGQVFVTVCREGSLPSRVRVGGSAVTVLEGTMNLPGGERA, encoded by the coding sequence ATGGAACGCATTCGGATCAAGCAAGTGGACACCTTTTCCGACGTCCCTTTCGGCGGCAATCCGGCCGGCGTCGTCACCGATGCCGATGGCCTGGACGGGAAGACGATGGGGCTTATCGCCCGGGAAATGAATCTGAGCGAGACGGCCTTCGTCTTTCCCTCCGATCGGGCCGATTTCAAAATCCGCTTTTTCACTCCCCACAGAGAGGTCGATCTCTGCGGCCACGCGACGATTGCCGCCTTCTTCGCCCTCCACGAGGAGGGACGTCTCGACCCTTCCCGTTCCGTCTTCACTCAGGAGACGAAGGCCGGCGTCCTGGAGGTGGAGCGCTCCTTCCGCGCGGATCGGCCCGTCTTCACCATGACCCAGGCCAGCCCCCGCTTCGAGGAGGTCGAGGCGACAGGCGGTGACGCGGCCCGTCTTCTTGGCGTCGACGCCAAGGATCTTCTCGATGCGATGCCCCTCAAGATCTCGACGGGAATCTGGTGGTTCGTCGTGGGCCTGAAACGTCTCGAAGGGCTGCAGAACCTCGTCCCCGATCAGGCGGCCATCAGGCGCTTCAGCGCCCGCCACGGCGTGGCCGGTCTCCTGCCCTTCTGCCTCGAGACCCTGTCGCCCGATGCCTCCTTTCACATGAGGGCCTTCACTCCCGAAGGGGGCATCGACGAAGATCCCGTCTGCGGAACGGGCAATGGCTGCATCGGCGCCTTTATCGCCCATCACCGTCTTCTGGGTGGAGAGGAGATGGAGATGAGAAGCGAGGCTGGCTTCGAGGTCGGAAGACCGGGCCAGGTTTTCGTCACCGTCTGCCGCGAAGGTTCCCTTCCCTCGCGGGTTCGCGTCGGAGGATCGGCCGTCACCGTTCTCGAGGGAACGATGAACCTTCCGGGAGGCGAGAGAGCGTGA
- a CDS encoding HAL/PAL/TAL family ammonia-lyase produces MDPLVLDGRGLTVAKVIDVARRGRKVAIAPEAMEGVERSWALLQKMALTGSQKVYGMNTGVGANKDREISPRYYGEYNRNMLLAHCDGIEPFASEEQVRAVLVVRLNSLLAGRTGMAPDLVRLHSDFLNEGIHPCLPLRGSVGEADITNMSFIGLAMIGEGDVSFRGRRVAAAEAMKERGLDPVTLGPKDGLSLVSSNALGAGLAVLLVDALDRLIDTADLAYALTMEGFKGNVSPLDPAPYRFRPYDGPLRSLNFVRALLEGSYLWLPDVTEALQDPLSIRCSCQVHGALRDALEYARKQIEIHINSSDDNPCIVYEEERIVPCANFEPLGWVLAFEMMGIALSHLSKTAVHRTLRMASPRFTGLARFLTPTDGKVHAFGTIQKLFCSLDSEVRHLSNPVSADYSSLSEDMEDRGNNTPYVMLKTGRIVEAVEVILAIEMIHAAQAIDLRRATRLGRGTAAALAALREDVPFLDRDRNLSLDVTAATRLVREGTLLKRAREALER; encoded by the coding sequence ATGGATCCCCTCGTTCTTGACGGCCGAGGTCTGACCGTCGCCAAGGTCATCGACGTGGCCCGCCGGGGCCGCAAGGTCGCCATCGCCCCCGAGGCCATGGAGGGCGTCGAGCGCTCCTGGGCCCTTCTGCAGAAGATGGCCCTGACGGGCTCGCAGAAAGTCTACGGGATGAACACCGGAGTGGGCGCCAACAAGGACCGGGAGATCTCTCCCCGCTACTACGGCGAATACAACCGCAACATGCTTCTGGCCCACTGCGACGGCATCGAGCCCTTCGCCTCGGAGGAACAGGTCCGTGCCGTCCTCGTCGTCCGCCTCAACAGCCTCCTCGCGGGACGAACGGGCATGGCCCCCGATCTGGTCCGCCTTCACAGCGACTTCCTCAACGAGGGGATCCATCCCTGCCTTCCCCTGAGGGGCTCCGTGGGCGAGGCCGACATCACCAACATGTCCTTCATCGGCCTGGCCATGATCGGCGAGGGCGATGTCTCCTTCCGGGGCCGACGCGTCGCCGCCGCCGAAGCCATGAAAGAGAGAGGGCTCGATCCCGTCACCCTGGGCCCCAAGGACGGGCTCTCCCTTGTGAGCTCCAACGCCCTCGGGGCGGGGCTGGCCGTCCTCCTCGTCGACGCCCTGGACAGACTCATCGACACGGCCGATCTGGCCTACGCCCTGACGATGGAGGGATTCAAGGGGAACGTCTCTCCCCTCGACCCGGCCCCCTACCGTTTCCGCCCCTATGACGGCCCACTCCGGAGCCTGAACTTCGTCCGCGCCCTTCTCGAAGGGAGTTATCTGTGGCTCCCCGACGTGACGGAGGCTCTCCAGGACCCTCTGAGCATCCGCTGTTCCTGTCAGGTCCACGGCGCCCTCCGTGACGCCCTGGAGTACGCCCGGAAACAGATCGAGATCCACATCAACAGCTCCGACGACAACCCCTGCATCGTCTATGAAGAGGAGCGCATCGTTCCCTGCGCCAACTTCGAACCTCTCGGCTGGGTCCTGGCCTTCGAAATGATGGGCATCGCCCTCAGCCATCTTTCCAAGACGGCCGTTCACCGGACGCTGCGCATGGCCTCGCCCCGTTTCACCGGCCTGGCCCGATTCCTGACGCCCACCGACGGCAAGGTCCACGCCTTCGGGACCATCCAGAAGCTCTTCTGCTCCCTCGACAGCGAGGTGCGCCACCTCTCCAATCCCGTCTCGGCCGACTACAGCTCCCTCTCGGAGGATATGGAGGACAGGGGGAACAACACGCCTTACGTGATGCTCAAGACGGGGCGCATCGTCGAGGCCGTCGAGGTGATCCTGGCCATCGAGATGATCCACGCCGCCCAGGCCATCGACCTCCGCAGGGCCACCCGCCTCGGCAGAGGAACGGCGGCGGCCCTGGCCGCCCTCCGCGAGGACGTTCCCTTCCTCGACAGGGACCGTAACCTCTCCCTCGACGTGACGGCGGCGACGAGGCTCGTCCGGGAGGGGACGCTCCTGAAGCGGGCTCGGGAGGCCCTCGAAAGATGA
- a CDS encoding pyridoxal phosphate-dependent aminotransferase, translating to MHWKKRMPRAVREMEFAEYGSAREDRPVAVDCALGTNPLGSPRCVAETAAERVVGDLCAYPGDDLPLRRALSDAWRGAFSPEEVVLGTGSIGLLVGLARTFCAPGAQVLGVLPQFPDGPMHFQLSGASYRAIPLSPPDYRLDLDAMKAAMTGEESLLYLDRPHNPTGQAVPLAEVEGLARACDERGTLLIVDEAYGDFLPPDESALNLSRPSLVVLRSFSKGRGLAGIRAGYAVIRDGEARRFMKKTTPPFSVNSIALSLASRALGDEAFLLRSRAAVAAVKRRIVEAVEATPHFSVAVTHDQVPILLLSSRIEGDDLYDRLMRQGIRTEAGTCFEGLGAESVRLRVPAPEELDAFLERWSAAAKS from the coding sequence ATGCACTGGAAAAAGAGAATGCCTCGGGCCGTCAGGGAGATGGAGTTCGCCGAGTACGGGAGCGCCAGGGAAGATCGTCCCGTGGCCGTCGACTGTGCCCTGGGGACGAATCCCCTCGGCTCGCCCCGATGTGTCGCCGAGACGGCGGCGGAGCGGGTGGTGGGGGATCTCTGCGCCTACCCAGGCGACGACCTTCCCCTGAGGCGGGCCCTCTCCGACGCGTGGAGAGGGGCCTTCTCTCCCGAAGAGGTGGTTCTCGGCACGGGATCGATCGGCCTTCTCGTCGGTCTGGCCAGGACTTTCTGCGCGCCCGGAGCCCAGGTCCTGGGCGTTCTTCCCCAGTTTCCCGACGGGCCCATGCACTTCCAGCTTTCGGGTGCCTCCTACAGGGCCATCCCCCTCTCTCCTCCCGACTACCGGCTCGACCTGGATGCGATGAAGGCGGCCATGACGGGAGAGGAGTCGCTCCTCTACCTCGACCGGCCTCACAACCCCACGGGGCAGGCCGTCCCCCTGGCGGAGGTCGAAGGCCTGGCACGGGCCTGCGACGAAAGGGGGACGCTCCTCATCGTCGACGAGGCCTACGGCGATTTCCTCCCTCCCGACGAGTCGGCCCTTAATCTCTCCCGTCCCTCCCTCGTCGTCCTCCGATCCTTCTCCAAGGGAAGGGGGCTGGCAGGCATCAGAGCGGGCTATGCCGTCATCCGCGACGGGGAGGCCCGCCGTTTCATGAAAAAGACGACGCCCCCCTTCTCCGTCAACTCCATCGCCCTGTCCCTCGCCTCGCGGGCCCTCGGCGACGAGGCCTTCCTCCTCCGGTCCAGGGCGGCCGTGGCGGCCGTCAAGAGACGAATCGTGGAGGCCGTCGAGGCGACTCCCCATTTCTCCGTCGCCGTCACCCACGATCAGGTTCCCATTCTCCTCCTCTCGTCGCGCATCGAGGGGGACGATCTCTACGATCGTCTCATGAGGCAGGGCATCAGGACCGAGGCGGGCACCTGTTTCGAGGGACTGGGCGCCGAAAGCGTGAGGCTCCGCGTGCCCGCGCCGGAAGAGCTCGACGCTTTTCTCGAACGCTGGAGTGCCGCTGCGAAAAGTTGA
- a CDS encoding BCCT family transporter, with translation MENEQQKTKRAPDAIRSDQVKVRMGVFLPMSLAFVVIIALGLLAPKAFYDAENAIVNFAFQDFGWLFQISGNIFLFICLFFCFSRYGDIRFGGKDAKPEMSTWNWFAISLCAGIATGIVFWGIAEPLYHFMDSGVFETLGITAKTEEAAMFSMVSTYIHWTFIPYAMYAICGLGIAYGAYNMNLPYRVSSTLYPLAGRHIEGPVGTVVDSLCLLAIAGGVAAVLGVGTMQISSGIQIMTGIAAGRAMWVAVVAAIVAVYIISSYTGLNRGIRWLSDKNAKIFLALLVFVFVFGPTRFILSLGTQATGHFLDDFFVRTHYLSPVDGSAWPRWWPIYYWAIWLAYAPLIGMFLARLVKGRTIRQFMFMNLFMPAFFGFLWFSVFGGAAIHLELSGQGLWEAIHEGGKLALEKSVFEFLKFYPLTKAISWIFMGTVFVSIVTMADSMTSTVASLSTTAAHQEGLEPPAAMKIFWGVVMSSVAIINLISGSGGGEISGIDATKQIATVAGFPILFLMMVMAFSICWMIVRHAKGERVLLIRE, from the coding sequence GTGGAAAACGAGCAGCAGAAAACGAAGAGAGCGCCCGACGCAATCCGTTCCGATCAGGTCAAGGTCCGCATGGGGGTTTTCCTCCCCATGTCGTTGGCCTTCGTCGTCATCATCGCCCTGGGGCTCCTGGCACCCAAGGCCTTCTACGACGCCGAGAACGCCATCGTCAACTTCGCCTTCCAGGATTTCGGCTGGCTTTTCCAGATTTCGGGCAACATCTTCCTCTTCATCTGTCTTTTTTTCTGTTTTTCCAGATACGGCGACATCCGCTTCGGCGGCAAGGACGCCAAGCCCGAAATGAGCACCTGGAACTGGTTCGCCATCTCCCTCTGCGCCGGCATCGCCACGGGGATCGTCTTCTGGGGCATCGCCGAACCGCTCTACCACTTCATGGATTCGGGCGTCTTCGAGACGCTGGGCATCACGGCCAAAACGGAAGAGGCGGCCATGTTCTCCATGGTGAGCACCTACATCCACTGGACTTTCATCCCCTACGCCATGTACGCCATCTGCGGCCTGGGCATCGCCTACGGAGCCTATAACATGAACCTTCCCTACCGCGTCAGCTCCACCCTCTACCCCCTCGCCGGCAGACACATCGAAGGTCCCGTCGGCACCGTCGTCGACAGCCTCTGCCTCCTGGCCATCGCCGGAGGCGTGGCGGCCGTCCTCGGCGTGGGCACCATGCAGATCTCCAGCGGCATCCAGATCATGACGGGCATCGCGGCGGGCCGGGCCATGTGGGTCGCCGTCGTGGCCGCCATCGTCGCCGTCTACATCATTTCGAGCTACACGGGCCTCAACCGGGGAATCCGCTGGCTTTCGGACAAAAACGCCAAAATTTTCCTGGCCCTTCTCGTCTTCGTCTTCGTCTTCGGCCCCACCCGTTTCATCCTCTCCCTGGGCACGCAGGCGACGGGCCATTTCCTCGACGACTTCTTCGTCCGTACCCACTACCTGAGCCCCGTCGACGGGTCGGCCTGGCCCCGCTGGTGGCCCATCTACTACTGGGCCATCTGGCTCGCCTACGCCCCCCTGATCGGCATGTTCCTGGCCCGCCTCGTCAAGGGACGGACGATCCGGCAGTTCATGTTCATGAACCTCTTCATGCCCGCCTTCTTCGGCTTCCTCTGGTTCTCCGTCTTCGGCGGCGCCGCCATCCACCTCGAGCTCTCGGGGCAGGGGCTCTGGGAGGCCATCCACGAGGGGGGCAAGCTGGCCCTGGAGAAGTCCGTCTTCGAGTTCCTCAAGTTCTATCCTCTGACGAAAGCCATCAGCTGGATCTTCATGGGAACGGTCTTCGTCTCCATCGTCACCATGGCCGACTCGATGACCTCCACCGTGGCCTCCCTCTCGACGACGGCGGCCCACCAGGAAGGGCTCGAGCCTCCCGCCGCCATGAAGATCTTCTGGGGCGTCGTCATGTCCTCGGTGGCCATCATCAACCTCATCAGCGGCAGCGGCGGCGGCGAGATCAGCGGCATCGACGCCACCAAGCAGATCGCCACCGTGGCGGGATTCCCCATCCTCTTCCTCATGATGGTCATGGCCTTCTCCATCTGCTGGATGATCGTCCGCCACGCCAAGGGCGAGAGGGTACTCCTCATCAGGGAGTAG